One stretch of Bradyrhizobium canariense DNA includes these proteins:
- a CDS encoding efflux RND transporter permease subunit has product MLDKISDNEVHVQKVEQPPTGPSIAFGLERIGLIAVRAPILSCIILVALIVAAIFGIHRIKIDDSLSQLFRSNSKDYQQYEAETKRFPATEFDVLVVVEGKTLLERSNLEKLRDLVTDLQLVDGTRGLISLFSARQAPAPGKLPAALFPTELPQGADYDKFIETVKSNEIIRGKLLSEDGTLALIVLSLEPEVVASNKLSKTVGDIRKLMADDLAGSGLKAELSGVPVMQLEIRNAVERDGLTYNILGILAGCLIAIIFFRKISFMVVAAFPPMIAILLALGGLGWANFNLNMFLNVMTPLIMVISFSDSMQLTFAARDRLIAGQDKYTAFKNAVLVVGPACVLTHGTAGISFIALQFSDSDLIRKFGEAGLAATIIALIAVLSLVPVFGVLFVRNEKVFATKFQSADAGVQALRNFCYWIAVRMVGRPGLFSLIALIIVGGLAGVYANLQPRYRLADQVPDKQQAVAASGRLDAKLTGANPIDVLVEFPKGESLYSPETLQTIADVHATVETQAGVGNVWSLETLRRWLAEKAGSDDVATLKEYVNLIPEHLVRRFISADQQAVVVSGRVPDLDSSQILPVVEKLDTALNVVRQKHPGYEIAVTGLSAIAARNSASMIEKLNRGLTIEFALVAIFIGLAFRSVVVMFSCVLPGIFPVVLSGTVLWLLGEGLQFASVVALTVSFGLGLSATIHFLNRLRLESTPGISPELAVERATVLVGPALILTTVVLACGLVVTVFSDLPSLRLFGWLSAFAMVAALIADLFILRPTSMFLINLSNRLRGTAAHTKAAE; this is encoded by the coding sequence ATGCTCGACAAGATCAGCGACAATGAAGTCCATGTCCAGAAGGTCGAGCAGCCGCCGACAGGGCCCAGCATTGCTTTCGGGCTGGAGCGAATCGGCCTCATTGCCGTTCGGGCGCCGATCCTGTCCTGCATCATTCTGGTTGCCCTGATTGTCGCAGCGATCTTCGGTATTCACCGCATCAAGATCGACGATTCGCTGAGCCAGCTGTTCCGCTCCAATTCCAAGGACTACCAGCAGTATGAAGCGGAGACCAAGCGCTTCCCGGCGACGGAATTCGACGTGCTGGTCGTGGTCGAAGGCAAAACGCTGCTCGAGCGCAGCAACCTGGAAAAGCTGCGCGATCTCGTCACCGATCTGCAACTCGTCGACGGCACGCGCGGCCTGATTTCGCTGTTCTCGGCCCGGCAGGCGCCGGCGCCGGGCAAGCTGCCCGCCGCGCTATTTCCGACGGAGCTGCCGCAAGGCGCCGACTACGACAAGTTCATCGAAACCGTCAAAAGCAACGAGATCATTCGCGGCAAGCTGTTGTCCGAAGACGGCACGCTGGCGCTGATCGTGCTGTCGCTCGAGCCCGAGGTGGTCGCAAGCAACAAGCTCAGCAAGACCGTCGGCGATATCAGGAAGCTGATGGCCGATGATCTCGCAGGCTCCGGACTCAAGGCCGAGCTGTCGGGCGTTCCGGTCATGCAGCTCGAAATCCGCAACGCGGTCGAGCGCGACGGGCTGACCTATAACATCCTGGGTATTCTGGCCGGATGCCTCATCGCGATCATCTTCTTCCGCAAGATATCGTTCATGGTGGTCGCCGCCTTTCCGCCGATGATCGCGATTCTGCTCGCGCTCGGCGGCCTCGGATGGGCCAATTTCAATCTCAATATGTTTTTGAACGTGATGACGCCGCTGATCATGGTGATCAGTTTTTCGGACTCGATGCAGCTGACCTTCGCGGCGCGCGATCGCCTGATCGCGGGTCAGGACAAATATACCGCTTTCAAGAACGCCGTGCTCGTGGTCGGGCCGGCCTGCGTGCTCACGCACGGTACGGCCGGGATATCGTTTATCGCCCTGCAATTTTCGGATTCCGACCTGATCCGAAAATTCGGCGAGGCGGGACTCGCGGCCACCATCATCGCTCTGATCGCGGTGCTCTCGCTGGTGCCGGTGTTCGGTGTGCTGTTCGTGCGCAACGAGAAGGTTTTCGCCACCAAGTTCCAGAGCGCCGATGCCGGCGTTCAGGCATTGCGCAATTTCTGTTACTGGATCGCAGTGCGGATGGTCGGCCGCCCCGGCCTGTTCAGCCTGATCGCTTTGATAATTGTCGGCGGTCTGGCCGGCGTCTACGCCAATCTGCAGCCGCGTTACCGGCTCGCCGATCAGGTGCCGGACAAGCAGCAGGCGGTTGCGGCGAGCGGGCGCCTCGATGCGAAGCTGACTGGCGCCAATCCGATCGATGTGCTGGTTGAATTCCCCAAGGGTGAATCGCTTTATTCGCCGGAGACGTTGCAGACGATCGCCGATGTTCACGCAACCGTGGAAACCCAGGCCGGTGTCGGCAATGTCTGGTCGCTCGAGACGCTGCGTCGCTGGCTCGCCGAGAAAGCCGGCAGCGACGATGTCGCGACGTTGAAGGAATACGTCAATTTGATTCCGGAACATCTGGTCCGGCGTTTTATCTCGGCCGATCAACAGGCCGTCGTGGTGTCGGGCAGAGTGCCTGACCTCGATTCGAGCCAGATCCTGCCGGTGGTCGAGAAGCTGGATACCGCGCTCAATGTGGTCCGCCAAAAGCATCCGGGCTATGAGATCGCCGTCACTGGCCTTTCGGCGATCGCGGCGCGCAACAGCGCCAGCATGATCGAAAAGCTCAATCGGGGGCTGACCATTGAATTCGCACTGGTCGCGATCTTCATTGGACTCGCATTCCGCTCGGTGGTCGTGATGTTCTCATGCGTCCTGCCAGGCATTTTCCCGGTGGTCTTGTCCGGCACGGTGCTGTGGTTGCTCGGCGAGGGGCTGCAATTCGCAAGCGTCGTTGCTCTCACGGTGTCCTTTGGTCTGGGACTGAGCGCGACTATTCACTTCCTCAACAGGCTCAGACTCGAGAGTACCCCGGGTATCAGTCCTGAACTGGCGGTCGAGCGCGCCACCGTGCTGGTCGGCCCGGCGCTGATCCTGACCACTGTCGTGCTGGCCTGCGGTCTGGTGGTGACGGTATTTTCAGACCTGCCGTCACTGCGTCTGTTCGGCTGGCTCAGTGCGTTTGCGATGGTCGCGGCCCTGATCGCGGATCTGTTTATCCTGCGCCCGACATCGATGTTCCTGATCAATCTGTCGAACAGGCTTCGTGGGACGGCGGCTCACACGAAAGCGGCCGAGTAA
- a CDS encoding B12-binding domain-containing radical SAM protein, which translates to MRVEGIENVRRILCVFPRYTSSFGTFEYAYPLTDGVQAFMPPQGLLLIAAYLPAHWPVRFIDENIRPATQEDFEWAEAVFVSGMHIQRQQMNDICRRAHAFDLAVAIGGPSVSACPDYYPSFDYLHVGELGDATDDLIARLSRDPSRPEQQVVLKTADRLDMTKFPIPAYELAEIKRYFLGSIQYSSGCPYQCEFCDIPGLYGRNPRLKTPQQITAELDKLLECGINGSVYFVDDNFIGNRKAALDLLPHLIEWQKKTGYVLRFSCEATLNIAKRPEILAGMREAFFGTIFCGIETPDPVALKAMHKDHNMMVPIMEAIHTLNNYGMEVVSGIILGLDTDKPETGQHLLEFIDASQIPLLTINLLQALPQTPLWDRLKRENRLIEDESRDSNVDFKLPYEDVVTTWRACMGSAYQPDKLLERYEYQITQTYPHRIQPPPSRARSSWKNIKLGLTMLRNIFWKVGVLGDYKREFWKFALRRLVRGEIEYLISSIMVAHHLIMFARDASGGHTNASYYSLKLQEASVPAE; encoded by the coding sequence ATGCGAGTTGAAGGCATAGAGAACGTGCGGCGCATTCTGTGCGTCTTTCCACGCTATACGTCTTCTTTCGGCACATTCGAATACGCCTATCCGCTGACCGACGGCGTTCAGGCCTTCATGCCGCCACAGGGCCTGTTGCTGATCGCAGCCTATCTGCCCGCGCATTGGCCGGTCCGCTTCATCGACGAAAACATCCGCCCGGCGACACAGGAAGACTTTGAATGGGCGGAAGCCGTTTTCGTGAGCGGCATGCATATCCAGCGGCAGCAGATGAACGATATCTGCCGCCGCGCGCATGCTTTCGATCTGGCGGTCGCGATCGGCGGTCCCTCGGTCAGCGCCTGTCCGGATTACTACCCCTCGTTCGATTATCTCCATGTCGGCGAGCTCGGCGATGCGACCGACGATCTGATCGCAAGGTTGTCGCGCGATCCATCACGTCCGGAGCAACAGGTGGTATTGAAGACCGCCGATCGCCTGGACATGACCAAGTTTCCGATCCCGGCCTATGAACTCGCCGAGATCAAGCGATACTTCCTCGGCAGCATCCAGTATTCCAGCGGGTGCCCCTATCAGTGCGAGTTCTGCGACATCCCCGGGCTTTACGGCCGCAATCCGCGTCTGAAGACCCCGCAGCAGATCACGGCCGAGCTCGACAAGCTGCTGGAATGCGGCATCAACGGTTCGGTCTATTTCGTCGATGACAATTTCATCGGCAACCGCAAGGCCGCGCTCGATCTGCTGCCGCATCTGATCGAATGGCAGAAGAAGACCGGCTATGTGCTGCGCTTTTCCTGCGAGGCGACGCTGAACATCGCCAAGCGCCCGGAAATCCTGGCAGGCATGCGCGAGGCGTTCTTCGGGACCATTTTCTGCGGCATCGAGACACCGGACCCCGTGGCGCTGAAGGCGATGCACAAGGATCACAACATGATGGTTCCCATCATGGAAGCGATCCACACGCTCAACAATTATGGCATGGAGGTGGTGTCCGGCATCATCCTCGGCCTCGATACCGACAAGCCCGAAACCGGACAGCATTTGCTCGAATTCATCGACGCGTCGCAAATCCCGCTCTTGACCATCAATCTGTTGCAGGCATTGCCGCAAACGCCGCTGTGGGATCGGCTGAAGCGCGAGAACCGGCTGATCGAGGACGAAAGCCGCGATTCCAATGTCGACTTCAAGCTGCCATATGAGGATGTCGTGACGACCTGGCGCGCCTGCATGGGCAGCGCCTACCAGCCGGACAAACTTCTGGAGCGCTACGAATATCAGATCACTCAAACCTATCCGCACCGGATCCAGCCTCCGCCATCGCGCGCGCGGAGTTCGTGGAAAAACATCAAGCTCGGGCTCACGATGCTTCGCAACATCTTCTGGAAGGTCGGTGTGCTCGGCGATTACAAGCGCGAATTCTGGAAGTTTGCCTTGAGGCGTCTTGTCCGCGGCGAGATCGAATATCTCATCAGTTCGATTATGGTCGCCCATCATCTGATCATGTTTGCCCGCGACGCGTCGGGCGGGCACACCAACGCGTCCTACTATTCGCTCAAACTGCAGGAAGCCTCCGTTCCGGCGGAGTAG
- the eutC gene encoding ethanolamine ammonia-lyase subunit EutC has translation MAMTAGPPGRTLRDLRNLTPARVGLGRSGASMPTDALLEFTLDHARARDAVHAAFDTSAVMLGLSSLGLETFEVRSRAGSRKDYLRRPDLGRMLDQASQQLLTNRGGGPCQLAIVVGDGLSSAAVHNHAIELVRRLIPLLNSCSIDIGCAVVASGARVALGDEIGAILGARMIVMLIGERPGLSTPDSLGAYLTFGPRIGLTDAERNCVSNIHGAGLGYEEAASKIAWLAREGLAREVTGVALKDESGAGTPQRIAVHPGEHDKAEI, from the coding sequence ATGGCGATGACAGCTGGCCCGCCGGGACGAACGTTGCGCGATCTGCGCAATCTCACACCCGCACGCGTCGGACTGGGGCGTAGTGGGGCGAGCATGCCGACCGATGCGCTGCTCGAATTTACCCTGGACCATGCGCGCGCCCGCGACGCCGTTCATGCCGCTTTTGATACATCCGCGGTGATGCTGGGCCTTAGCAGTCTTGGTCTCGAGACCTTTGAGGTCCGCAGTCGCGCGGGCAGCCGCAAGGACTATCTGCGGCGGCCCGATCTGGGGCGCATGCTCGACCAGGCTTCTCAGCAGTTGCTGACGAACAGAGGCGGTGGTCCATGTCAGCTTGCCATCGTTGTCGGCGACGGTCTGTCGTCAGCGGCGGTGCATAACCATGCGATCGAACTGGTGCGACGCCTGATCCCATTGCTGAACTCCTGCAGCATCGACATCGGCTGTGCCGTCGTCGCGTCGGGCGCGCGGGTCGCGTTGGGCGATGAGATCGGCGCCATCCTTGGCGCGCGCATGATTGTGATGTTGATCGGTGAACGGCCCGGCCTTTCCACCCCGGACAGTCTGGGAGCGTATCTGACGTTCGGGCCGAGAATCGGTCTCACGGATGCCGAGCGCAACTGTGTGTCGAACATTCATGGCGCTGGACTTGGCTATGAAGAAGCCGCTTCGAAGATCGCGTGGCTGGCCCGCGAAGGCCTCGCCCGGGAAGTCACCGGTGTTGCGCTGAAAGACGAAAGCGGCGCTGGAACGCCGCAGCGAATCGCTGTGCATCCGGGCGAGCACGACAAAGCCGAAATTTGA
- a CDS encoding HAMP domain-containing methyl-accepting chemotaxis protein, with product MKSPRPLSVRALMSGLSLAARLYSVFALFAVLTAAITALSDYNSRRNAELTEAVETASRAALNVQHVNSLVYAVVMESRGVYMSTDTAGAKKFGDGLLKFNDQILAVVKNWESLVRADDAEQFAVFKKRIEQFIEFRKELVRRGVEISPAAGREWGDNDANREVRSALNKDLEALSRVYAERSKRLAQQTDANHELAFLLTCLGGLALVVVIIGVLIISRSVARPLSAITATIKQVAGGADHVEVPHTDRADEIGALARAIQIFQEAMSRNRNLNSQVLADSKAREERTRHIETSVETFREAMAGVMRAVTNSATTMRETAQSIAQVASDASGQAVVAAGATEQASQSVNAVAGAAEELSASVEEISRQVHQSAVVVEQAGQRTDKSVAEIESLAAATQRIDGVLNLIQTIAEQTNLLALNATIEAARAGDAGRGFAVVAHEVKALAEQTAKATTEIGQNVSMIQTSTRSAVDAVREIGGAVRNINEVTSSIASAVAEQDAATREISKNAQMAAQGNETLVVNIGSLGDAIGETTKAASSVLSASSDLTSTAEILSREIEKFFRNLRADPHEGHGRDAARPAAA from the coding sequence ATGAAATCGCCCCGCCCCCTTTCTGTCCGCGCCCTGATGTCGGGGTTGTCGCTGGCGGCCAGGCTGTATTCGGTCTTTGCTCTGTTCGCGGTTCTGACCGCGGCGATCACCGCGCTGTCCGATTACAACTCCCGCCGGAATGCGGAGCTTACGGAAGCCGTCGAGACCGCCAGCCGGGCCGCGCTCAACGTTCAGCATGTCAATTCGCTGGTCTACGCGGTCGTGATGGAATCCCGCGGCGTCTATATGTCGACCGATACCGCCGGCGCCAAGAAGTTTGGCGACGGGCTTCTCAAATTCAACGACCAGATTCTTGCCGTGGTCAAAAACTGGGAATCCCTCGTTCGGGCCGATGACGCCGAACAGTTCGCCGTCTTCAAGAAGCGCATCGAACAATTCATTGAGTTCCGTAAGGAATTGGTTCGCCGCGGCGTCGAGATCAGCCCCGCCGCGGGCCGCGAGTGGGGCGACAACGATGCCAATCGGGAAGTGCGTTCCGCGCTCAACAAGGATCTTGAAGCGCTTTCCAGGGTCTATGCCGAACGCAGCAAGCGGCTGGCCCAGCAAACCGACGCCAACCACGAACTGGCCTTTCTGCTGACCTGTCTCGGCGGTCTCGCGCTCGTCGTGGTCATCATCGGCGTCCTCATCATCTCCCGTTCGGTCGCGCGGCCGCTTTCGGCCATCACGGCGACCATCAAGCAGGTCGCTGGCGGTGCCGATCATGTCGAGGTTCCCCATACCGATCGGGCGGACGAGATCGGTGCTTTGGCGCGGGCCATCCAGATCTTCCAGGAGGCGATGAGCCGCAACCGCAATCTCAATTCGCAGGTCCTGGCGGACTCCAAGGCGCGCGAAGAACGAACCCGGCATATCGAGACGTCGGTGGAGACCTTCCGCGAAGCGATGGCCGGCGTCATGCGCGCGGTGACCAACAGCGCCACGACGATGCGCGAAACGGCGCAGTCCATCGCCCAGGTGGCGTCGGATGCTAGTGGACAGGCGGTCGTCGCTGCCGGCGCCACCGAGCAGGCTTCACAGAGCGTCAATGCCGTCGCGGGTGCTGCCGAAGAACTGTCGGCATCCGTCGAGGAGATCAGCCGTCAAGTCCATCAGTCCGCGGTCGTCGTCGAACAAGCCGGTCAGCGCACGGATAAGTCGGTGGCTGAAATTGAAAGTCTGGCGGCCGCGACCCAGCGCATCGACGGTGTCCTCAATCTGATCCAGACCATCGCCGAGCAAACCAATCTTCTGGCGCTGAACGCGACGATCGAGGCGGCCCGCGCCGGCGACGCCGGCCGCGGCTTCGCGGTGGTGGCGCACGAGGTCAAGGCTCTGGCCGAGCAAACCGCCAAGGCGACCACCGAAATCGGCCAGAACGTCAGCATGATCCAGACCTCGACGCGGAGCGCGGTCGATGCCGTGCGCGAGATCGGCGGCGCGGTCCGCAATATCAACGAGGTTACGTCGAGCATCGCCAGCGCCGTGGCAGAACAGGATGCCGCGACGCGTGAGATCTCCAAGAATGCGCAAATGGCGGCTCAGGGCAACGAGACGCTGGTCGTCAATATCGGCTCGCTCGGCGACGCCATCGGCGAGACCACCAAGGCCGCAAGTTCAGTCCTGTCGGCATCCAGCGACCTGACCTCCACGGCAGAAATCCTGTCGCGTGAAATCGAAAAATTCTTCCGCAATCTTCGCGCTGACCCGCATGAGGGTCATGGCCGCGACGCCGCGCGGCCGGCTGCCGCCTGA
- a CDS encoding transglutaminase family protein, which produces MIYDIRHVTTYSYESPVSFARCSLRLEPKSSDGQQLLSHAVDIRPRPAERTIRHDFFGTHTENVLIETAHRSLRIDSRSRVSVSRHAPDRTAQTPPWESIRDVAFAATSLGPSSPVGYVFASPLVPVQQPVTAYASASFQPGSGILAGAVDLMHRIRTDFKYDPKATVISTPLKEVFEKRHGVCQDFAHVMIAGLRGLGLPAAYVSGYLRTIPPPGKPRLQGADATHAWVSLWCGPDVGWIGFDPTNDILVENDHIVLAVGRDFSDVSPVDGIIVGSRKQKLAVAVDVLLVE; this is translated from the coding sequence GTGATCTACGACATCCGTCATGTCACCACCTACAGTTACGAAAGTCCGGTCAGCTTCGCGCGCTGTTCGCTGCGGCTGGAGCCAAAGAGCAGCGACGGACAGCAGCTGCTTTCTCACGCCGTCGATATCAGGCCGCGGCCGGCAGAGCGTACGATACGGCACGACTTCTTCGGGACGCATACCGAGAACGTCCTGATCGAGACCGCGCATCGCAGTCTTCGCATCGATTCTCGATCGCGGGTCTCGGTCTCTCGCCACGCGCCTGATCGCACTGCGCAAACTCCGCCATGGGAAAGCATTCGCGACGTCGCGTTCGCGGCCACGAGTCTCGGTCCGTCCTCGCCGGTGGGGTATGTCTTTGCCAGCCCGCTGGTGCCGGTACAGCAGCCGGTCACCGCCTATGCGTCCGCGAGTTTTCAGCCGGGATCCGGGATCCTTGCGGGCGCCGTCGACCTGATGCATCGGATCCGCACTGATTTTAAATATGATCCGAAAGCGACGGTGATCTCGACGCCGCTGAAGGAGGTCTTCGAAAAACGCCATGGCGTTTGCCAGGATTTTGCCCATGTGATGATTGCGGGCCTGCGCGGTCTCGGGCTGCCAGCGGCTTACGTCAGCGGCTATCTGCGCACCATCCCGCCGCCCGGCAAGCCGCGCCTGCAAGGCGCGGACGCGACCCATGCCTGGGTCTCGCTGTGGTGCGGCCCTGACGTCGGCTGGATCGGTTTTGATCCGACCAACGATATTCTCGTCGAGAACGATCACATCGTTCTGGCTGTGGGACGGGACTTTTCCGATGTCTCGCCGGTCGACGGCATCATTGTCGGCTCCCGCAAGCAAAAGCTCGCGGTCGCGGTGGACGTACTGCTGGTCGAATGA
- the hpnC gene encoding squalene synthase HpnC — MTTASDLRSGKTHRDENFPVASWIIHPRHRALILAFYNFVRTADDVADHATLGEQDKLTYLDLLEAELLGQGDSQPEAVNLRRALAERSMPPRHALDVLIAFRMDVTKLRYENWDEVVHYCRYSAMPVGRFMLDVHGESTSTWAASDALCAGLQINNHLQDCAKDYKNLNRVYLPRDALAAAGASVEELGRERASAPLLQCLHSLAVRTEALLDESKSLSAEVKDFRLGLEISVIQSFADRIVRLLKVRDPLSQTVHLGPLELLAYSVGGMAGEMARRAVGRRAVSNPAAGA; from the coding sequence ATGACCACCGCGAGCGATTTGCGATCCGGCAAGACTCACCGCGACGAGAACTTTCCCGTCGCGTCGTGGATCATTCATCCGCGTCACCGGGCGCTGATCCTGGCATTCTATAATTTCGTCAGGACCGCCGACGATGTCGCCGATCATGCAACGCTCGGTGAGCAGGACAAGCTCACCTATCTCGATCTGCTCGAAGCCGAATTGCTGGGGCAGGGCGATAGCCAGCCGGAAGCCGTCAACCTCCGCCGCGCACTGGCGGAGCGGTCGATGCCGCCGCGCCATGCCCTCGATGTCCTGATCGCCTTCCGGATGGACGTGACCAAGCTTCGTTACGAGAACTGGGACGAAGTGGTTCACTACTGCCGATATTCGGCGATGCCGGTCGGGCGCTTCATGCTCGACGTTCACGGCGAGAGCACGTCGACCTGGGCCGCGTCCGACGCCCTGTGCGCCGGCCTGCAGATCAATAATCATCTTCAGGACTGCGCCAAGGACTACAAGAATCTCAACCGCGTCTATCTTCCGCGCGACGCGCTGGCTGCCGCCGGCGCATCCGTGGAGGAGCTTGGACGGGAACGGGCATCGGCGCCCCTGCTGCAATGCCTGCATTCGCTTGCCGTGCGAACCGAGGCGCTGCTCGACGAAAGCAAGTCGTTGAGCGCCGAAGTGAAGGATTTTCGGCTCGGGCTTGAGATCTCGGTGATCCAGAGCTTTGCCGACAGGATCGTCCGTCTTCTGAAAGTGCGCGACCCCCTGAGCCAGACGGTCCATCTGGGGCCGCTTGAACTGCTTGCGTATAGCGTCGGCGGGATGGCCGGCGAGATGGCTCGGCGCGCGGTCGGACGCCGCGCGGTGTCCAATCCGGCGGCCGGCGCATGA
- a CDS encoding ethanolamine ammonia-lyase subunit EutB translates to MVYRHVIDATSYVFDDLRDLLAKATPPRSGDRLAGIAADSAQQMIAARIALADVPLKKFLDETVIAYEDDEVTRLIVDTHDKAAFAAISSLTVGAFRDWLLSDAATGAALQALSRGVTPEMAAAVSKLMRNQDLILVAKKCEVTTRFRNTIGLRGRMSVRLQPNHPFDDAKGITASILDGILLGSGDACVGINPASDDPAVIGGLVRLLDDIIARLQIPTQSCVLAHVTTTLGLIEQGLPVDLVFQSVAGTQAANRSFGIDLALLKQAHEAGQSLRRGTVGNNVMYFETGQGSALSANAHHGVDQQTLEARAYGVARAFDPLLVNSVVGFIGPEYLYDGKEIIRAGLEDHFCGKLLGLPLGVDICYTNHAEADQDDMDNLLTLLAAAGVTFIMGVPGADDVMLNYQSTSFHDALYVRDLFGLKRAPEFDDWLFRTGLADAGYRLAGNTGLLPDFASRLVS, encoded by the coding sequence ATGGTCTATCGCCACGTCATCGACGCCACCAGTTATGTTTTCGATGATCTGCGCGATCTCCTGGCCAAGGCCACGCCGCCGCGCTCCGGCGACCGGCTGGCGGGGATCGCTGCGGACAGTGCGCAGCAAATGATCGCGGCGCGGATTGCGCTGGCCGATGTTCCCCTGAAAAAATTCCTGGATGAAACCGTCATCGCCTATGAAGACGATGAGGTCACCCGCCTGATCGTCGATACGCATGACAAGGCGGCCTTTGCAGCGATCTCTTCGCTGACCGTAGGCGCGTTCCGCGATTGGCTGCTGTCCGACGCCGCGACCGGCGCGGCGCTTCAGGCATTGTCGCGCGGCGTGACGCCCGAAATGGCCGCGGCGGTTTCAAAGCTGATGCGCAACCAGGATCTCATTTTGGTGGCCAAAAAATGCGAGGTGACCACGCGGTTTCGCAACACGATTGGCCTGCGCGGGCGAATGAGCGTGCGGTTGCAGCCGAATCATCCGTTCGATGACGCGAAAGGCATCACGGCATCGATCCTCGACGGCATCCTGTTGGGATCGGGTGACGCCTGCGTCGGCATCAATCCGGCAAGCGACGATCCGGCTGTGATCGGCGGGCTGGTGCGGCTGCTCGACGACATTATTGCGCGGTTGCAGATTCCGACACAGAGCTGCGTTCTGGCCCATGTGACGACCACGCTCGGGCTGATCGAGCAGGGTTTGCCGGTCGATCTGGTGTTTCAGTCGGTCGCCGGAACGCAGGCGGCCAATCGGAGTTTTGGGATCGATCTTGCGCTGCTGAAGCAGGCGCATGAAGCGGGACAGTCGCTGCGGCGGGGTACCGTCGGCAACAATGTCATGTATTTTGAGACCGGGCAGGGGTCCGCGCTGTCGGCCAACGCCCATCACGGTGTCGACCAGCAGACCCTGGAAGCGCGCGCCTATGGCGTCGCCCGCGCGTTCGATCCCTTGCTGGTCAACAGCGTGGTCGGGTTCATCGGCCCCGAATATCTCTACGACGGCAAGGAGATCATTCGGGCCGGGCTGGAGGACCATTTTTGCGGCAAATTGCTCGGGCTGCCGCTCGGCGTCGACATTTGTTACACCAACCATGCCGAAGCCGACCAGGACGACATGGACAATCTGCTGACGCTGCTCGCCGCCGCCGGTGTGACCTTCATCATGGGGGTGCCAGGCGCCGACGACGTGATGCTCAATTACCAGTCCACGTCATTCCACGATGCGCTCTATGTCCGCGATCTCTTCGGCCTGAAGCGGGCTCCCGAGTTCGACGACTGGCTGTTTCGCACCGGCCTTGCCGATGCCGGCTATCGCCTCGCCGGCAACACTGGCCTGTTACCCGATTTCGCTTCGCGGCTTGTCTCCTGA